A single Equus asinus isolate D_3611 breed Donkey chromosome 21, EquAss-T2T_v2, whole genome shotgun sequence DNA region contains:
- the CRIPTO gene encoding protein Cripto isoform X2: protein MERFSCSVIMVMAISTAFELGLVAGLGHHELARPSQGDLAFRADTIRSQEEPAVRQRRPFQFVPSTGIQDSKELNKTCCLNGGTCMLGSFCACPPSFYGRNCEHDLRKENCGSVPHGTWLPRRCSMCKCWHGRLRCFPQAFLPGCDGHVMDEHLEASRTPELTLSACTTLTLAGICLAIQSYC, encoded by the exons ATGGAGCGCTTCTCTTGCAG TGTGATTATGGTCATGGCCATTTCCACAGCGTTTGAACTGGGATTGGTTGCTG GGTTGGGCCACCATGAACTTGCACGTCCGTCCCAGGGAGACCTGGCCTTCAGAGCTGACACCATTCGGTCCCAGGAGGAGCCTGCAGTTCGTCAGCGGCGGCCTTTCCAGTTTGTGCCATCCACAGGAATCCAGGACA gtaaagaactaaacaaaacgtGCTGTCTGAATGGGGGAACCTGCATGCTGGGCTCCTTTTGTGCCTGCCCGCCCTCCTTCTATGGACGGAACTGTGAGCACGATTTGCGCAAAGA AAACTGTGGGTCTGTGCCGCACGGCACCTGGCTGCCCAGGAGGTGCTCCATGTGTAAATGCTGGCACGGCCGGCTTCGCTGCTTCCCTCAGGCCTTTCTGCCGGGTTGTG ATGGCCATGTGATGGATGAGCACCTCGAAGCTTCCAGGACTCCAGAATTAACACTGTCTGCGTGCACCACTCTTACGCTAGCTGGCATCTGCCTTGCCATACAAAGTTACTGTTAA
- the CRIPTO gene encoding protein Cripto isoform X1: protein MQMEKEIMDLLCPCGRSAFGQDFFTEYTWHRDCRSSAAAPQPPIRQAGAAPGRTLPPPSRHARAPGAGSRFLPASTCNSGAVDRRKMERFSCSVIMVMAISTAFELGLVAGLGHHELARPSQGDLAFRADTIRSQEEPAVRQRRPFQFVPSTGIQDSKELNKTCCLNGGTCMLGSFCACPPSFYGRNCEHDLRKENCGSVPHGTWLPRRCSMCKCWHGRLRCFPQAFLPGCDGHVMDEHLEASRTPELTLSACTTLTLAGICLAIQSYC from the exons ATGCAGATGGAGAAGGAAATAATGGATCTTCTCTGCCCCTGTGGACGCAGCGCATTCGGACAG GACTTTTTCACAGAGTACACTTGGCACCGCGACTGCAGATCCTCAGCAGCTGCGCCCCAGCCCCCTATCCGCCAGGCAGGCGCAGCCCCCGGCCGCACGCTCCCGCCTCCCAGCCGGCACGCACGGGCGCCTGGCGCCGGCTCCCGCTTCCTTCCAGCCTCCACTTGCAATTCAG GAGCCGTGGACCGCAGGAAGATGGAGCGCTTCTCTTGCAG TGTGATTATGGTCATGGCCATTTCCACAGCGTTTGAACTGGGATTGGTTGCTG GGTTGGGCCACCATGAACTTGCACGTCCGTCCCAGGGAGACCTGGCCTTCAGAGCTGACACCATTCGGTCCCAGGAGGAGCCTGCAGTTCGTCAGCGGCGGCCTTTCCAGTTTGTGCCATCCACAGGAATCCAGGACA gtaaagaactaaacaaaacgtGCTGTCTGAATGGGGGAACCTGCATGCTGGGCTCCTTTTGTGCCTGCCCGCCCTCCTTCTATGGACGGAACTGTGAGCACGATTTGCGCAAAGA AAACTGTGGGTCTGTGCCGCACGGCACCTGGCTGCCCAGGAGGTGCTCCATGTGTAAATGCTGGCACGGCCGGCTTCGCTGCTTCCCTCAGGCCTTTCTGCCGGGTTGTG ATGGCCATGTGATGGATGAGCACCTCGAAGCTTCCAGGACTCCAGAATTAACACTGTCTGCGTGCACCACTCTTACGCTAGCTGGCATCTGCCTTGCCATACAAAGTTACTGTTAA